A region from the Aquimarina sp. ERC-38 genome encodes:
- the metH gene encoding methionine synthase — protein sequence MAGKSTLLSTDNQNPSTKRYLKLSGLEPMIVTPETNFINVGERTNVAGSRKFLRLVKEEQFDEALDIARHQVEGGAQVIDINMDDGLIDGKEAMVRFLNLIMAEPDIARVPIMIDSSKWEIIEAGLQVVQGKCVVNSISLKEGEEEFIKHAKAIKRYGAAVIVMAFDEVGQADNYERRLEISKRSYDILVNQLNFPPEDIIFDLNIFPVATGMEEHKLNAIDFIEATRWVRQNLPHCSVSGGVSNVSFSFRGNNVVREAMHSVFLFHAIKAGMNMGIVNPAMLEVYDDIPKDLLEHVEDVILNRREDATERLLDLAESVKGTAKERVVDLSWREEPLQDRITRALVKGIDQYITEDVEEARQKADKPIEVIEGNLMTGMNVVGDLFGSGKMFLPQVVKSARVMKKAVAYLLPYIEEEKLKNPLPIGEEEGKGAGKVLMATVKGDVHDIGKNIVSVVLGCNNYEIVDLGVMVPPEKIIQTAIDEQVDIIGLSGLITPSLDEMVYLAKEMERKNFKVPLLIGGATTSKAHTAVKIDPQYKNAVVHVNDASRAVTVVGDLLNKKINEKYVGDLKADYSVFREGFLKRTKKKEYLSIAAARTNKYQIDWQSSEISKPNTLGIQILEDFDLKKLAPFIDWTPFFRSWDLHGKYPAILTDEVVGEQATSLFKDAQELLKKVLDEQLLGAKAIFGLFEANTIDDDDIEVIHSSGTSDTKQQSKDEAQNDTFIFRTLRQQLKKHAGKPNFALADFVAPKESGIQDYIGCFCVTTGFGTKELAEQFEKDLDDYNSIMIKALADRLAEAFAEYLHKRVRKEDWGYANNEDLSNDDLIKESYKGIRPAPGYPACPDHLEKLTIWELLKVKENIGVELTESLAMWPAASVSGYYFANPEARYFGLGKIKEDQVADFAKRKEIEFEYARKWLNPNILD from the coding sequence ATGGCAGGTAAATCGACATTACTATCAACGGACAACCAGAACCCATCAACTAAAAGATACCTTAAGCTCTCTGGCTTGGAGCCAATGATCGTGACGCCTGAGACAAATTTCATCAATGTTGGAGAACGTACAAATGTAGCCGGATCACGTAAATTTTTACGTTTAGTAAAAGAAGAACAGTTTGATGAAGCTCTAGATATTGCCCGTCATCAGGTAGAAGGAGGAGCACAGGTCATTGATATCAATATGGACGATGGCCTGATTGATGGTAAAGAAGCGATGGTTCGTTTTTTAAACCTTATCATGGCTGAACCGGATATTGCCCGTGTACCTATCATGATTGATAGTTCAAAATGGGAAATTATTGAGGCTGGCCTTCAGGTAGTACAGGGAAAATGCGTGGTAAATTCTATTAGTCTAAAAGAAGGCGAAGAAGAATTTATCAAACATGCTAAAGCTATCAAACGATACGGAGCAGCGGTTATCGTTATGGCATTTGACGAAGTAGGGCAAGCTGATAACTACGAACGACGTCTCGAAATTTCAAAAAGGTCTTATGATATTCTGGTAAATCAGTTAAACTTTCCACCGGAGGATATCATTTTTGACCTTAATATTTTTCCGGTGGCTACCGGAATGGAAGAACATAAGCTAAATGCGATTGATTTTATCGAAGCCACTCGATGGGTTCGTCAAAACCTGCCACATTGTAGTGTCAGTGGTGGAGTGAGTAATGTTTCCTTTTCTTTTAGGGGGAATAATGTAGTGCGTGAGGCTATGCATTCCGTCTTTTTATTTCACGCTATTAAAGCAGGAATGAATATGGGGATTGTAAACCCTGCCATGCTTGAGGTTTATGATGATATACCCAAAGATTTACTGGAACACGTTGAAGATGTTATTCTAAACCGAAGAGAAGATGCCACTGAGCGTTTGTTGGATCTTGCCGAATCGGTTAAAGGAACTGCAAAAGAAAGGGTAGTAGATCTTTCCTGGAGGGAAGAACCTTTACAAGACAGAATTACCCGTGCCCTGGTAAAAGGGATTGATCAGTATATCACTGAAGATGTTGAAGAAGCTCGACAAAAAGCGGATAAACCTATTGAGGTGATCGAAGGGAACTTAATGACGGGAATGAATGTAGTCGGAGATTTGTTTGGATCCGGTAAAATGTTCTTGCCCCAAGTAGTAAAGTCAGCGAGGGTAATGAAAAAAGCCGTGGCATACTTATTACCTTATATAGAAGAAGAGAAATTGAAAAATCCCCTTCCGATTGGTGAAGAAGAAGGAAAGGGGGCTGGAAAAGTTCTTATGGCAACGGTAAAAGGAGACGTGCATGATATTGGGAAAAATATCGTTTCCGTTGTGTTGGGATGTAATAATTATGAAATTGTGGACTTAGGGGTCATGGTACCTCCCGAAAAAATTATCCAAACCGCTATTGACGAACAGGTTGATATTATCGGATTAAGTGGTTTAATTACTCCATCTTTAGATGAAATGGTGTATTTAGCTAAAGAAATGGAACGTAAAAACTTTAAAGTTCCGTTGCTAATCGGAGGGGCCACTACATCCAAAGCACATACCGCAGTTAAAATCGACCCGCAATATAAAAATGCAGTGGTTCATGTAAACGATGCTTCAAGGGCTGTGACCGTAGTTGGAGACCTGCTAAATAAAAAGATAAATGAAAAATACGTTGGGGATCTTAAAGCAGATTATTCCGTTTTTAGAGAAGGTTTCTTAAAGCGAACTAAAAAGAAAGAATATCTGAGTATAGCGGCCGCTCGTACTAATAAATACCAGATTGATTGGCAATCTTCAGAAATTTCAAAACCAAATACTTTGGGTATTCAAATACTAGAAGATTTTGATTTAAAAAAGTTAGCTCCATTTATCGACTGGACACCTTTTTTCCGATCCTGGGATTTACATGGAAAGTATCCTGCCATTTTAACGGATGAAGTAGTTGGGGAACAAGCAACTTCGTTATTTAAGGATGCACAAGAATTATTAAAGAAAGTACTGGATGAACAACTATTGGGAGCCAAAGCTATTTTTGGATTATTTGAAGCCAATACTATTGATGATGACGATATTGAAGTAATACATTCAAGTGGTACTTCGGATACAAAACAACAAAGTAAAGACGAAGCACAAAATGATACTTTTATTTTCAGAACGCTTCGGCAACAATTAAAAAAGCATGCAGGTAAACCCAATTTCGCATTAGCCGATTTTGTCGCTCCTAAAGAAAGTGGAATTCAAGATTACATAGGCTGTTTTTGTGTAACTACAGGTTTTGGTACTAAAGAACTTGCAGAGCAGTTTGAAAAAGACCTGGATGACTATAACTCCATTATGATAAAAGCATTAGCAGACCGTTTAGCCGAAGCTTTTGCTGAATATTTACATAAAAGGGTTCGAAAAGAAGATTGGGGTTATGCCAATAATGAAGATTTGAGTAACGATGATTTAATTAAAGAATCTTATAAAGGAATTCGACCTGCCCCTGGATATCCTGCTTGTCCTGATCATTTAGAGAAATTAACTATTTGGGAATTACTAAAGGTGAAAGAAAATATCGGGGTAGAATTAACAGAAAGCCTGGCTATGTGGCCGGCTGCATCTGTTTCTGGGTATTATTTTGCCAATCCGGAAGCAAGGTATTTTGGACTGGGTAAAATTAAAGAAGACCAGGTAGCTGATTTTGCAAAACGGAAAGAAATCGAATTTGAATACGCTCGGAAATGGTTAAACCCTAATATTTTGGATTAA
- a CDS encoding four helix bundle protein, translating into MEYIDLDVWKQSRRIVTTIYELTGKFPKEEQFGLTSQMRRSAISIPSNIAEGCVRRTSKDTLQFLHIARGSLYELETQLYLTLDLNYIDYKEHKITDEQITICKKLLNGFMNYYKKQKL; encoded by the coding sequence ATGGAATATATAGATTTGGATGTATGGAAACAATCGCGAAGAATAGTGACTACTATCTACGAACTCACAGGAAAATTTCCTAAAGAAGAACAGTTTGGTTTAACCAGCCAGATGAGGAGAAGTGCTATCTCTATACCTTCTAATATAGCTGAAGGTTGTGTAAGAAGAACCTCAAAAGATACTCTTCAATTTTTACATATTGCAAGAGGTTCTCTGTATGAATTAGAAACCCAATTATACCTGACTTTAGATCTGAATTATATAGATTATAAAGAACATAAAATTACAGATGAACAGATCACAATTTGTAAAAAACTGCTAAATGGATTTATGAACTATTATAAAAAGCAAAAATTATGA
- a CDS encoding homocysteine S-methyltransferase family protein — protein MKDIKKILEERILILDGAMGTMIQRHKFSEEDYRGTQFKDWEQPLQGNNDLLSITQPEAIKEIHRFYFEAGADIAETNTFSGTTIAMEDYGMQDIVYDLNYQSAKIAKEVADEFTKKEPNKPRFVAGSIGPTNRTASMSPDVNDPGYRAVTFDELRIAYKQQVEALLDGGVDILLVETVFDTLNAKAALFAIEEVKDERNIDVPIMVSGTITDASGRTLSGQTAEAFLISISHIPMLTVGFNCALGANQLTPHLEVLSKKTAFGVSAHPNAGLPNAFGEYDESPEEMASQIKEYLDKGLINIIGGCCGTTPEHIKAIADLAKNYKPRQLLVDSL, from the coding sequence ATGAAAGACATAAAAAAAATATTAGAAGAGCGAATCCTAATACTAGATGGTGCGATGGGTACTATGATTCAGCGACATAAATTTTCTGAAGAAGATTACCGGGGAACCCAGTTTAAGGATTGGGAACAACCACTTCAGGGAAATAATGATTTATTAAGCATTACGCAACCCGAAGCGATCAAAGAAATTCATAGATTTTATTTTGAAGCAGGCGCCGATATCGCTGAGACAAATACCTTTTCAGGAACTACCATTGCCATGGAGGATTACGGAATGCAGGATATCGTATATGATTTAAATTACCAGTCTGCTAAAATTGCCAAAGAAGTAGCAGATGAGTTTACAAAAAAAGAACCAAATAAACCACGCTTTGTAGCAGGTTCAATAGGTCCTACCAATAGAACGGCAAGTATGTCACCTGATGTAAATGATCCCGGATACAGAGCGGTAACTTTTGACGAATTACGAATTGCTTATAAACAACAAGTGGAAGCCTTACTTGATGGAGGCGTAGATATATTATTAGTAGAAACCGTATTTGATACGTTAAATGCAAAAGCAGCTCTTTTTGCGATAGAAGAGGTAAAAGACGAACGAAATATAGACGTTCCTATCATGGTAAGCGGAACGATTACAGATGCTAGTGGGAGAACATTATCCGGACAAACTGCCGAAGCTTTTTTAATTTCTATTTCACATATTCCTATGTTAACGGTAGGATTTAATTGCGCTTTGGGAGCAAATCAGCTTACCCCGCATCTAGAAGTATTGTCCAAAAAAACTGCCTTTGGAGTTTCGGCGCACCCTAATGCAGGATTGCCCAATGCCTTCGGAGAATATGATGAATCTCCGGAAGAAATGGCGTCTCAGATTAAAGAATATTTGGATAAAGGATTAATCAATATTATCGGTGGTTGTTGCGGAACCACGCCTGAACATATTAAGGCAATCGCAGATCTAGCAAAGAATTATAAACCACGACAGCTATTAGTTGATAGTTTATAG
- a CDS encoding zeta toxin family protein produces the protein MRQPRLIVVAGCNGSGKSSFSNAFTDQNIKPYDYDLVYKNIYNRLIPTDFIDVMAQNLARENLELSIYKAIENRNNFCYETNFDSTPLYWPKKFKQYNYHLEIIYFSLDSITKAKERVRIRYENGGHFVPDEEIEKRYELGFININKFWNFFDKVSFFDTSNYNSIPEHIFTLVKNNLVSTSIIPNYLKNKISSILDQMT, from the coding sequence ATGCGCCAACCTAGACTAATTGTAGTTGCAGGTTGTAATGGGTCTGGAAAATCGTCGTTCTCAAATGCGTTCACTGATCAAAATATAAAGCCTTACGATTATGACCTTGTTTATAAGAATATTTATAATAGGCTAATACCTACGGACTTTATCGACGTTATGGCTCAAAATCTCGCCAGAGAAAATTTAGAACTATCCATTTACAAAGCTATTGAGAATAGAAATAATTTTTGCTATGAAACTAATTTCGATTCTACACCTCTTTATTGGCCTAAAAAATTTAAGCAATATAATTACCATTTAGAAATTATCTATTTTTCTCTTGATTCAATTACTAAAGCTAAAGAAAGAGTTCGAATTAGATATGAAAATGGAGGGCATTTTGTTCCGGATGAAGAAATTGAAAAGAGATATGAGTTAGGCTTTATCAATATCAATAAATTTTGGAATTTTTTTGATAAAGTTAGCTTCTTTGATACTAGTAATTATAATTCAATACCAGAACACATTTTTACTTTAGTCAAAAATAATTTAGTGTCAACTAGTATAATTCCTAATTATTTAAAAAATAAAATTTCTTCCATATTAGATCAGATGACTTAA
- a CDS encoding 2Fe-2S iron-sulfur cluster-binding protein, translating into MSDITIKIKDREGEIHEVQAPTDMAMNLMEVCKAYELPVEGTCGGMAMCASCQCYILSDHELPEMGQDEDLMLAEAFYVEDNSRLGCQISITPNLDGLEVELAPES; encoded by the coding sequence ATGTCTGACATTACTATAAAAATAAAAGATAGAGAAGGTGAAATTCACGAAGTCCAGGCGCCAACGGATATGGCTATGAACTTAATGGAAGTTTGTAAAGCTTATGAATTACCGGTTGAAGGAACTTGCGGCGGAATGGCGATGTGTGCCTCTTGTCAATGTTATATTTTATCAGATCACGAACTTCCTGAAATGGGGCAGGACGAAGACCTAATGTTAGCTGAAGCTTTTTATGTAGAAGACAACAGTCGTTTAGGATGTCAAATCTCCATTACTCCTAATTTGGATGGATTAGAGGTTGAGTTGGCGCCGGAATCTTAG
- a CDS encoding NAD(P)/FAD-dependent oxidoreductase has translation MIKTDILIIGAGPTGLFTVFEAGLLKLKTHLIDALPQPGGQCSEIYPKKPIYDIPGFPEILAGDLVDNLMEQIKPFEPGFTLGERAETIERLEDDSFVVTTNRGTKHNAPVVAIAGGLGSFEPRKPPIPNIANFEDKGVAYIIRDPEVYRDKKVVIAGGGDSALDWTIFLADVASEVTLVHRRNEFRGALDSVERVGELTKLGKVNLITEAEVKEIKGDDFVTGVGIKHKKDGDIHVDTDYFIPLFGLSPKLGPIGDWGLEIEKNAIKVNNSYDYQTNIPGIYAIGDVNTYKGKLKLILSGFHEAAIMCQSAYQRIFPDKKYVMKYTTVGGIEGFDGSKKEAKKEVVKAII, from the coding sequence ATGATCAAGACTGATATTTTAATTATCGGGGCAGGCCCCACTGGATTATTTACTGTTTTTGAAGCAGGATTATTAAAGTTAAAAACACATCTGATTGATGCTCTACCACAACCCGGTGGTCAGTGTTCTGAGATATACCCAAAAAAGCCAATTTATGATATTCCAGGCTTTCCCGAAATACTAGCAGGAGATTTGGTTGATAATTTAATGGAACAAATCAAACCCTTTGAACCTGGTTTTACACTAGGAGAAAGAGCAGAGACTATTGAAAGGTTAGAAGATGACTCTTTTGTAGTAACTACAAACAGAGGAACAAAACATAATGCACCCGTTGTAGCAATTGCAGGAGGACTCGGGTCTTTTGAGCCTCGTAAACCACCTATTCCTAATATTGCGAATTTTGAAGACAAAGGTGTAGCATATATTATCCGGGATCCTGAGGTATACCGGGATAAAAAAGTAGTAATCGCCGGAGGTGGGGATTCAGCTTTGGACTGGACTATCTTTCTGGCCGATGTAGCTAGTGAAGTAACTTTAGTACATCGTCGGAATGAGTTCAGAGGTGCCTTGGATTCTGTAGAAAGAGTAGGAGAACTTACCAAACTAGGCAAAGTAAATTTAATTACAGAAGCTGAAGTAAAAGAAATTAAAGGTGATGACTTTGTAACCGGCGTAGGAATCAAACATAAAAAAGACGGAGATATTCATGTGGATACAGATTATTTTATTCCGTTATTCGGATTATCCCCAAAATTAGGACCTATCGGAGATTGGGGATTAGAGATTGAAAAAAATGCGATTAAAGTTAATAATTCGTATGATTATCAAACTAATATCCCCGGAATTTATGCAATTGGTGATGTGAATACCTATAAAGGGAAATTAAAATTAATCCTTTCTGGTTTCCACGAAGCTGCAATTATGTGTCAAAGTGCGTACCAACGTATTTTCCCGGATAAAAAGTATGTGATGAAATATACAACGGTAGGAGGTATAGAAGGATTTGACGGATCTAAAAAAGAAGCCAAAAAAGAAGTAGTAAAAGCTATTATTTAA
- a CDS encoding precorrin-2 dehydrogenase/sirohydrochlorin ferrochelatase family protein translates to MKVEDRNNLYPVFLKVKNLNVLIVGGGNVAEEKLHFLTKSSPDAKVTMVAPMFREATVALAKKYCVTMVADTYHERYLTGRHMVVATTDIPEVNVQVWKDCRAQAKLVNVADNPPYCDFYMGGIVTKGNVKVAISTNGQSPTTAKRLRQFFEEVIPENIDDLVKNLNEYRKTIKGDFEEKVETLNEFTKGLIGKKEVANDQD, encoded by the coding sequence ATGAAGGTGGAAGATAGGAATAATTTATACCCGGTTTTTTTAAAGGTTAAAAACCTAAACGTTCTTATCGTTGGAGGAGGAAATGTAGCCGAGGAAAAACTTCATTTTTTAACCAAATCAAGTCCGGATGCTAAAGTTACTATGGTAGCTCCCATGTTTAGAGAAGCTACGGTTGCTTTGGCAAAAAAGTATTGTGTAACGATGGTTGCTGATACGTATCATGAGCGATACTTAACGGGAAGACATATGGTAGTGGCAACTACTGACATTCCTGAGGTAAATGTACAGGTTTGGAAGGATTGCCGTGCGCAGGCCAAGTTGGTAAACGTTGCTGACAATCCACCTTATTGTGATTTTTATATGGGAGGGATTGTAACAAAGGGTAATGTAAAAGTGGCTATTTCGACAAATGGACAGTCGCCCACCACTGCTAAACGATTACGTCAGTTTTTTGAGGAAGTAATTCCTGAAAATATTGATGATTTGGTGAAGAATTTAAATGAATATAGAAAAACAATAAAAGGTGATTTTGAGGAAAAAGTGGAAACGCTTAATGAATTCACCAAAGGATTAATAGGAAAAAAAGAAGTTGCAAATGATCAAGACTGA
- the cobA gene encoding uroporphyrinogen-III C-methyltransferase — MIKQNDKESNVPHIVSDEEREEDRSRRLLTVVGAGPGDPDLITLKAIKALESADVVLYDALINECLLEYAKGAEKIFVGKRKGCYAYQQEQINELIVSRAKSHGHVVRLKGGDPFLFGRGAEEIDYARQFGIKTAVVPGISSAMAVPAYQGIPVTKRGAAESFWVITGTTKAHKLSKDVYQAAKSNATVVILMGMSKLSEIVSIFTAENKENIPVAIIQNGTRENERCGYGTIGTIEKIVKDKKLASPAIIVIGEVVNKKVELTSICKEVKKENHTLRV, encoded by the coding sequence ATGATTAAGCAAAATGATAAAGAATCAAACGTTCCCCATATTGTCTCCGACGAGGAACGAGAGGAAGACAGAAGTAGGAGGCTCTTAACGGTAGTTGGAGCGGGCCCTGGAGATCCTGATTTAATTACATTAAAAGCAATTAAAGCTTTAGAATCAGCTGATGTAGTATTATATGATGCGTTAATTAACGAATGTTTATTAGAATATGCTAAAGGTGCTGAGAAAATTTTTGTTGGCAAGCGTAAAGGATGTTATGCGTACCAACAGGAACAAATTAACGAGTTAATAGTAAGTCGGGCTAAAAGCCATGGTCACGTGGTACGCTTAAAAGGTGGTGACCCGTTTTTATTTGGTCGCGGTGCAGAAGAAATAGATTATGCCAGACAGTTTGGAATAAAAACAGCAGTAGTACCTGGAATTTCATCTGCCATGGCGGTTCCGGCCTATCAAGGGATTCCAGTGACAAAACGAGGTGCCGCCGAAAGTTTTTGGGTGATTACTGGTACGACCAAAGCTCATAAGCTTTCTAAAGATGTATACCAGGCGGCAAAGTCAAATGCTACGGTAGTTATATTAATGGGAATGAGTAAGTTATCTGAAATAGTAAGTATTTTTACCGCTGAAAATAAAGAAAATATTCCAGTTGCTATCATACAAAACGGAACCCGGGAAAATGAGCGATGTGGATACGGGACAATCGGTACTATTGAAAAAATTGTTAAAGATAAAAAACTAGCTTCTCCGGCAATTATTGTAATCGGAGAAGTGGTAAATAAAAAGGTTGAATTGACTTCTATTTGTAAAGAAGTAAAAAAAGAAAATCATACTCTGAGGGTTTAG
- a CDS encoding HEPN domain-containing protein, protein MQSFRTEIENPIVQKDIIELANKIEQFHKGKIDEEKFRSLRLARGVYGQRQEGVQMIRIKLPYGKVLSNQLRRICNVSDEYSRGRLHITTRQDIQIHYVDLNRTPELWAELEKDDVTLREACGNTVRNVTASETAGIDPKEPFDVSPYADALYKFFLRNPICQEMGRKFKVSFSGTEEDTGLSYMHDLGFIAKIENGVRGFKVMLAGGLGSQPRHADELYDFLPSDKIIPLMEGVLRIFDRYGERKSRAKARMKFLVKDIGLEAFKELLEAEQKAIAQKTVVINAEAYKTSVPVSLEAPNVEIKDQKAFDLWKSTNVIPQKQEGYVAIGIKVLLGDFYTDKARLLADLVENYAAGEIRLSLRQNILIPFVKESQLPFFYQQLEKLGFVEAGYNRAVDITACPGTDTCNLGIASSTGIAEELERIIKTEYPQYLEKEDLVIKISGCMNACGQHNMANIGFQGMSVRTKDKLVAPALQVLLGGGNLGNGEGRFADKVVKIPSRRGPEALRRILDDFEANANGKTFVAYYQEKEQMYFYEMLTDLSSVDNLTQEDFIDWGTNEEYVKAIGVGECAGVVIDLIATLFLESEEKIDNAKVSFENEVYSDAIYHAYSSLVNSAKALLLAENKKTNTHAGIISQFDEVFVQSGKIEVEGGFSNLVYEIKKNAPTKDFALDYIKIAQSFLAKVQKFRTLEVEKV, encoded by the coding sequence ATGCAAAGTTTTAGAACCGAAATAGAAAATCCGATTGTTCAGAAAGATATTATTGAATTAGCTAATAAAATCGAACAATTTCACAAAGGAAAGATTGATGAAGAGAAGTTTCGTAGCTTACGATTAGCCCGCGGGGTTTACGGACAGCGTCAGGAAGGAGTGCAGATGATTCGTATCAAACTGCCGTATGGTAAGGTGTTAAGTAATCAATTACGAAGAATATGTAATGTTTCGGATGAATATTCCAGGGGACGTTTACACATTACCACACGTCAGGATATCCAGATCCATTATGTGGATTTAAACCGGACTCCTGAGCTTTGGGCAGAACTTGAGAAAGATGATGTCACTTTACGAGAAGCTTGTGGAAATACAGTGCGAAATGTAACGGCTTCAGAAACTGCGGGGATTGATCCTAAAGAACCTTTTGATGTATCGCCGTATGCAGATGCCTTATACAAATTCTTTTTACGAAATCCAATCTGTCAGGAAATGGGACGTAAATTTAAAGTTTCCTTTTCAGGAACCGAAGAAGATACCGGGTTATCCTATATGCATGATTTAGGTTTTATTGCCAAAATCGAAAACGGAGTTCGAGGGTTTAAGGTAATGTTAGCCGGAGGATTAGGTTCACAACCTAGGCATGCAGACGAGTTGTATGATTTTTTACCATCGGATAAAATCATTCCTTTAATGGAAGGGGTTTTGCGGATATTTGATCGTTATGGCGAACGAAAAAGCCGGGCTAAAGCTCGAATGAAGTTCTTGGTAAAAGATATTGGATTAGAAGCTTTTAAAGAATTATTGGAAGCCGAACAAAAAGCAATTGCCCAAAAAACGGTAGTAATTAATGCAGAAGCTTACAAAACTTCAGTACCGGTTTCTTTGGAAGCACCAAATGTAGAAATAAAAGACCAAAAGGCCTTTGACCTTTGGAAATCTACCAATGTGATTCCTCAAAAACAAGAAGGCTACGTTGCCATTGGGATTAAAGTGTTATTAGGTGATTTTTATACAGATAAAGCAAGATTACTGGCAGATTTGGTGGAGAACTACGCTGCTGGCGAAATACGTCTATCCCTTCGTCAAAATATTTTAATTCCTTTTGTAAAAGAAAGTCAACTGCCATTTTTCTACCAACAGTTAGAAAAACTGGGATTTGTAGAAGCCGGATATAACAGGGCTGTTGATATTACCGCTTGTCCCGGAACAGATACTTGTAATTTAGGTATTGCCAGCAGTACAGGTATTGCCGAAGAATTAGAAAGAATTATAAAAACCGAATATCCGCAGTATCTTGAAAAAGAAGATTTGGTTATTAAAATCAGCGGATGTATGAACGCTTGCGGACAACACAATATGGCAAATATTGGTTTTCAGGGAATGTCCGTTCGTACCAAAGATAAATTAGTAGCCCCTGCTTTACAGGTTTTACTAGGAGGTGGAAATTTAGGTAATGGAGAAGGTCGTTTTGCAGATAAAGTAGTAAAAATACCAAGTAGGAGAGGCCCGGAAGCATTACGTAGAATTTTAGATGATTTTGAAGCTAATGCCAATGGTAAAACATTTGTAGCCTATTACCAGGAGAAAGAACAAATGTATTTTTACGAGATGCTAACAGACCTTTCAAGTGTGGATAATTTGACCCAGGAAGATTTTATCGATTGGGGAACTAATGAAGAATATGTAAAGGCAATAGGAGTCGGAGAGTGTGCGGGAGTGGTTATTGATTTAATTGCTACCTTATTTTTAGAAAGTGAAGAAAAAATTGATAATGCAAAGGTTTCTTTCGAAAACGAGGTGTATTCTGACGCTATTTATCATGCATACAGTTCCTTAGTTAATTCTGCAAAAGCATTGTTATTAGCTGAAAATAAAAAAACAAATACGCATGCTGGTATTATTAGCCAATTTGACGAGGTATTTGTTCAGAGCGGAAAAATTGAAGTAGAAGGTGGATTTTCAAATTTAGTCTATGAAATAAAGAAGAATGCTCCAACTAAAGATTTTGCTTTGGATTATATTAAGATAGCACAAAGTTTTTTAGCAAAAGTTCAAAAATTTAGGACTTTAGAAGTAGAAAAGGTATAA